The segment AACGGCGAAGATGGAACAGTTCAAGGAATGTTGGAACTCTTAAACCTTCCTTATGTAGGAAATGGCGTGTTAGCATCATCAGCCGGGATGGATAAAGTTATCATGAAAAATCTTTTCGACCAAGCAGGGCTGCCACAAGTCGGTTATGCACATTTCCTTCGCTCTGAGTGGGAAAAGGCTACGGATGCAACGTATGAAAAAGTGGAATCCGAGCTTGGATACCCTTGCTTTGTAAAGCCTGCTAACTTAGGTTCAAGTGTCGGGATCAGTAAAGCGAAAAACCGTGAAGAGCTTGAAAAGGCTTTCCGTGAAGCGTTCGATTATGATCGAAAAATCATCGTGGAACAAGGTTTAGAAGGGGCACGTGAAATCGAGATTGGCGTTCTTGGTAACGATGAGCCTGAATGTTCTGTGGTTGGGGAAATCGCCCCTAAGACAGAGTTCTATGATTATAAAGCAAAGTATGAAGATGGCGATACTGCGATGATCATCCCTGCGGAGATCAGTGATGAAATCTATGAGCAAGTAAAAGAAATGGCAATCACTGCTTTTAAAGCGATTGATGGAGCAGGCCTTGTGCGCGCAGATTTCTTTTTAACAAAAGAGGGTAAACTATACATCAACGAAGTGAACACGATGCCAGGTTTCACCCCGTTCAGCATGTTCCCATTATTATGGCAGCATACTGATGTTTCCTACCCGGAACTCATCAAAAAGCTGGTAGGATACGCACAAGAACGCCACGCAGAAAAACAAAAAATCAAGCACACATTTTAATAATAGGCTTTGTTAAAGTTAGTTGTTGATTATGACCTGTTTCTAGCTGGTGATTAGAGCAAAAGGCGTAGACTCCTGCGGGAGAATAGCGACAATCTTGAGACCCCTCAAGTGAAACGAGGAGGCTCAAGGTCGCCCTCTGGATAAGCGAAG is part of the Sutcliffiella sp. FSL R7-0096 genome and harbors:
- a CDS encoding D-alanine--D-alanine ligase, giving the protein MKTKLHLLYGGKSAEHQVSLQTALAVTKALDTEKFEVYPLYITETGEWKRGGLLDGPAESVHQLKLEDGGTTIAPLALTEEEEMEEAPTVVFPLLHGPNGEDGTVQGMLELLNLPYVGNGVLASSAGMDKVIMKNLFDQAGLPQVGYAHFLRSEWEKATDATYEKVESELGYPCFVKPANLGSSVGISKAKNREELEKAFREAFDYDRKIIVEQGLEGAREIEIGVLGNDEPECSVVGEIAPKTEFYDYKAKYEDGDTAMIIPAEISDEIYEQVKEMAITAFKAIDGAGLVRADFFLTKEGKLYINEVNTMPGFTPFSMFPLLWQHTDVSYPELIKKLVGYAQERHAEKQKIKHTF